The following coding sequences are from one Arachis hypogaea cultivar Tifrunner chromosome 7, arahy.Tifrunner.gnm2.J5K5, whole genome shotgun sequence window:
- the LOC140174292 gene encoding uncharacterized protein codes for MWRQVITRFGIPEVVISDNGTQFTDKKFTEFLTCLGIRQKFSSVEHPQTNGQVESANKIILLGLKKRLDDKKRCLGRRARLGPLVLPYNRTIIYRINSLSLTYGLDAVILVEIGEPSPRLLLKGVEEAVEKDLIDEVREMAHLMETALKQRMALRYNTKVLRREFEPNDLVLRRNDIGLPTPGEGKLTTNWEGPYRVKEVIGKAAFKLERLNGKEIPRTWNASNLRRFYS; via the coding sequence atgtggaggcaagtgATAACACGGTTCGGCATCCCGGAGGTCGTTATTTCGGACAACGGGACGCAATTTACCGACAAGAAGTTCACGGAGTTCCTTACCTGCCTGGGCATAAGACAAAAGTTCTCCTCAGTTGAGCATCCCCAAACAAACGGACAGGTCGAATCCGCAAACAAGATCATCCTGTTGGGACTTAAGAAGCGGCTGGATGATAAAAAAAGGTGCTTGGGCCGACGAGCTCGCCTCGGTCCTTTGGTCCTACCGTACAATCGAACAATCATCTACCGGATAAACTCTCTTTCGCTAACATATGGGCTAGACGCAGTAATACTCGTGGAGATCGGGGAGCCGAGCCCACGACTACTCTTGAAGGGAGTGGAGGAAGCGGTGGAGAAGGACCTAATAGACGAAGTCAGAGAGATGGCCCACCTGATGGAGACAGCGCTGAAGCAAAGAATGGCCCTGCGCTATAACACCAAAGTACTCAGAAGAGAGTTTGAACCAAACGACCTCGTCTTAAGGCGTAATGACATCGGCCTACCGACCCCGGGAGAGGGCAAACTGACGACaaactgggaaggtccctacagagttaAAGAGGTGATCGGCAAAGCCGCTTTCAAGTTGGAAAGGCTCAATGGTAAAGAGATTCCAAGAACGTGGAACGCGAGCAACTTGAGAAGGTTCTACTCCTAG